In Solanum pennellii chromosome 3, SPENNV200, a single window of DNA contains:
- the LOC107012314 gene encoding GRF1-interacting factor 2-like, with amino-acid sequence MQQQQQPQPQTLNSAPPLPLSAITTEQIQKFLDENKNLILAILENQNLGKLSECAQYQAMLQKNLMYLAAIADAQPQQSAATSQAQSTPQLGNQMQQTQAALQQQQQQGVAISKLPFQLNALPTQEQQQQMLQFQQQQQFQGQYGFGPTANNAMRQLMQPGLNSSGTMDVRGNKQGSLEGNPSDGLGKSGGRHVNGERE; translated from the exons ATgcaacagcagcagcagccACAACCCCAAACCTTGAACTCTGCTCCTCCGTTGCCACTAAGTGCTATCACCACCGAGCAGATTCAAAAG TTCTTGGATGAGAACAAAAATTTGATTCTTGCCATACTGGAAAACCAGAATCTTGGAAAACTCTCAGAGTGTGCCCA GTATCAAGCCATGCTTCAGAAGAATTTGATGTATTTAGCTGCTATCGCTGATGCCCAACCACAACAATCAGCAGCAACCTCACAG GCTCAATCTACTCCTCAACTTGGAAACCAGATGCAGCAAACTCAGGCTGCTCtgcaacagcaacagcaacaaggTGTCGCTATTTCCAAACTGCCTTTCCAGCTCAATGCCCTTCCGACCCAGGAGCAGCAACAGCAAATGCTCCAGTTTCAGCAGCAGCAACAATTCCAAGGCCAATATGGTTTTGGACCTACTGCCAACAATGCAATGCGTCAACTTATGCAACCTGGACTAAACAGCTCAGGAACTATGGATGTACGAGGAAATAAGCAAGGCAGCTTAGAAGGTAATCCTAGTGATGGCCTTGGAAAATCAGGTGGAAGACATGTTAACGGTGAGAGGGAGTag